CGGGCCGTCGCTCATCGATGCGGGCGACCGCGAGGTCGCGGTGCTGGCCAACCTGCTGCATCCGCGCGTGGTGGTGTTCGGCGGCGTGCTGTCGGACGACGAATGCGATGCGCTGGTGGCGCTGGGCCGCGAACGGCTGGCGCCCTCGCCGGTGTTCGACCCGGAGACCGGCGCCGACCAGGCGCACCCGGCGCGCACCAGCGAAGGCATGTTCTTCCGGCGTGGGGAGAACGCGTTGTGCGCGCGCATCGAGCAGCGCCTCGCGGCACTGGTCGACTGGCCGCTGGAGAATGGCGAAGGCCTGCAGCTGCTGCGCTATGGCCCGGGTGCCGAATACCGCCCGCACTACGACTATTTCGACCCCGCCACCCCGGGCGCGCACGTGGCACTGGCGCGCGGCGGCCAGCGCGTGGCCTCGATCGTGATGTACCTCAACACCCCGGCGCGCGGCGGCGCGACCACGTTTCCCGACGCGCGCTTCGAGGTCGCTGCGGTCAAGGGCAACGCGGTGTTCTTCGCCTACGATCGGCCGCACCCGATGACGGGCACGCTGCACGGCGGCGCGCCGGTGGTCGAGGGCGAGAAGTGGGTGGCAACCAAATGGCTGCGCATCGGCCGCCACGCATGACGCTGCTTGACCGCCTGTCGGCGGAACGATGCCGTCCATCGCCACAAACAGGGCTTGTCATAACGGTGTAACCCACTGCGGGCGCGGACATAGTGTCATCGGGTGCATTCATCCGATGCGCTGCGGCGCGGGAGCACCAACATGCAACGCACAGCGATTCCACTTCTCCTCGCCCTGGTCCTGCCGGTCGCTTCCGCGCACGCCGCGCAGCAGGTCCACACCTTCGTGCTGGACCTCGATGCCGACGGCCACATCACCCGGCTCGCGCCGCATGGCGCCGTGCCCGGTGCGGTGACCGACGCGCTGGCCGACGAGATCCGCGCCTGGGTGTTCCATCCGGGCCCGGTCGACCAGGCCGGCGCCGCCGCCCGCACCTATCTGCGCGTGGTCGTGGACGACGCACAGGGCGAACCCGGCGGCTACAGCGTGGTGTCGGCGACCACCGGTCCGGCGCTCGCCGCGACCACTGCGCCGGACTATCCGATGCGCGACCAGCTTGCCGGGCACGAGGGCATGGTGGTGCTGAAGCTCGAGGTCGCTGCCGACGGCCGCGTGCGCGCCGCCGACGTGCACGCGGCCACCGGCTCGGTGTCGCGGGCGATGGCCACGGCTGCGGTCAATGCATCACGCCAGTGGCGGTTCGCCACCGAAGAGGTGGGCGGCGCGCCGGTGGCGGCGACGCTGCTGTGGCCGGTCTGCTACCTCGGCGCCCATTCGACGCCCGAGGCCTGCAGCTGGACCGGGCCGGACGACCAGCGCTTCTCCAGCAAGACCGTGCTGCCGCTGGATCCGCGGGTCACGCTGGTGTCGCAGGCCGCGCGCTGACCGCGCGCCGCCGGTAGCCCTTCAGCCGGCGATCCCGGGCGTCTTGTCCGGATACGTGCACAGGTCGCGCAACACGCACGCAGGGCATTCGGGCCGACGCGCCTTGCACACGTAGCGGCCATGCAGGATCAGCCAGTGGTGGGCGTCGTGCAGGTACTCGCGCGGCACCCGGCGCAGCAGCCGGTCCTCGACCGCGCGCACGTCCTTGCCGTGCGCGAGTCCCGTGCGGTTGGCGACGCGGAAGATGTGCGTGTCGACGGCCATCGTCGGCTCGCCGAACGCGGTGTTGAGCACCACGTTGGCGGTCTTGCGGCCGACGCCGGGCAGTGCTTCGAGCGCCTCGCGCGTGCGCGGCACCTCGCCGCCGTGGCGCTCGAGCAGAAGCCGCGCCATCGCCGCCACGTTGGCGGCCTTGGCGTTGAACAGGCCGATGGTGTTGATGTACGGCTTCAGTCCGTCCTCGCCCAACGCGGCGATCGCCGCCGGGGTGTTGGCCACCGGGAACAGCCGCCGCGTCGCCTTGTTGACGCCCACGTCGGTGGCCTGCGCCGACAGCGTCACCGCGACCAGCAGCTCGTAGGGCGTCGTGTATTCGAGCTCGGTGACCGGTTTCGGGTTCAGTTCCCGCAGCCGCGCGAACATCTCGCCGACCGCCGTCGTGGGCATGACGCGGCCGCGACGCTCCGGCGGGCTCAAGGCTTGCCCGCCATGCGCGCACGGGCGCGTGCCAATGCCGCGGCCGCGGCTGCGGGAAGTGCGGGCGGCGACGTTGGCTGCTCTCCATCGGCCGGCAGCGCAGCGGTCGATGCGTCCGGCGACGGCGGCGGCGGCGCGGCGCGCGCGGCCTTGCGCTCGGCGGCGCGGCGCGCGAGGCGCGCGGCGCGGGCGTGGTAACGCTCACGCGCGGCCCAGGCGACGACCAGGCGGTCGCGCGCGGCGGCAAGCTCGGCGTTTTCGCTGGCGATCAACGTCGCGCACGGGACGAAACGGGCCAGGCCTGCTTCGATGGCGGCATCCAGTTCGTCGGCCCGCACCAGCCGCAACAGCTCGCGCGCATCCACCGCGCGGGCGCCCGGATTGCTGTCGTCGCCTGTGCCCGCCGACACGCCGCGCCTCAGCGGTTTTCGAACGCCGGCTTGCGGCGTTCCAGGAAGGCGGTCATGCCTTCGCGTGCGTCGTCGGTGGAGAACACCAGGCCGAACTGCGCGCTCTCGTATTCCAGGCCGTCGTCGATCGCGCACTCGCCGCCGACGTGGATGGCGTCGAGGATGGCACGCATGGCC
This Luteimonas sp. MC1572 DNA region includes the following protein-coding sequences:
- a CDS encoding TonB family protein — translated: MQRTAIPLLLALVLPVASAHAAQQVHTFVLDLDADGHITRLAPHGAVPGAVTDALADEIRAWVFHPGPVDQAGAAARTYLRVVVDDAQGEPGGYSVVSATTGPALAATTAPDYPMRDQLAGHEGMVVLKLEVAADGRVRAADVHAATGSVSRAMATAAVNASRQWRFATEEVGGAPVAATLLWPVCYLGAHSTPEACSWTGPDDQRFSSKTVLPLDPRVTLVSQAAR
- a CDS encoding 2OG-Fe(II) oxygenase, which codes for MDTPVVDAALVQWLLDRVRCGASPEDVLDNMVGRGWDGDAAAVAIEDAMRGHLDAHALDHGLPLPQKVPSPIVLNGPSLIDAGDREVAVLANLLHPRVVVFGGVLSDDECDALVALGRERLAPSPVFDPETGADQAHPARTSEGMFFRRGENALCARIEQRLAALVDWPLENGEGLQLLRYGPGAEYRPHYDYFDPATPGAHVALARGGQRVASIVMYLNTPARGGATTFPDARFEVAAVKGNAVFFAYDRPHPMTGTLHGGAPVVEGEKWVATKWLRIGRHA
- the nth gene encoding endonuclease III yields the protein MPTTAVGEMFARLRELNPKPVTELEYTTPYELLVAVTLSAQATDVGVNKATRRLFPVANTPAAIAALGEDGLKPYINTIGLFNAKAANVAAMARLLLERHGGEVPRTREALEALPGVGRKTANVVLNTAFGEPTMAVDTHIFRVANRTGLAHGKDVRAVEDRLLRRVPREYLHDAHHWLILHGRYVCKARRPECPACVLRDLCTYPDKTPGIAG